In one window of Nitrososphaerota archaeon DNA:
- the iolC gene encoding 5-dehydro-2-deoxygluconokinase encodes MAIGRAGLDLYSLDYGVPLEKVRHFAKYVGGTAANTVVGGARLGLKCALVTRVSDDEIGAFVLGFLSQEGVDVSHIRRDPRRKTGVVFAEVAPGRDGKFVFYRENAADLHVTRTDAPRTLLADAKVLLVTGTGLSAEPSMGTNLYAAAEAGKLGKTVAFNLDWRPSLWKSTPAVRIARYAKMLALSGIVIGNEGEYLAATGRKSLTDAMASIAGGRDKLLVVTHGENGSEVVAGGRKERAPGFRVPLLKGLGGGDGFIAGFLAGYIRGWGPLESAVFGNAVGAIVVTGHACSESMPKEVEVQRFLAKNGYSFDPRSGPSKR; translated from the coding sequence GTGGCCATTGGGAGGGCGGGGCTCGACTTGTATTCCCTTGACTACGGCGTCCCCCTGGAGAAGGTCAGACATTTCGCGAAGTACGTCGGGGGAACGGCGGCCAACACCGTGGTCGGGGGAGCCCGCCTCGGGCTGAAGTGCGCCCTTGTCACCCGGGTCAGCGACGACGAGATCGGCGCCTTCGTGTTGGGCTTCCTCTCTCAGGAGGGAGTCGATGTCAGCCACATCAGGAGAGACCCGCGAAGGAAGACGGGCGTGGTCTTCGCCGAAGTGGCACCCGGAAGGGACGGAAAGTTCGTCTTCTACAGGGAGAACGCCGCCGACCTCCACGTGACCAGGACCGATGCCCCTCGGACCCTCCTTGCCGACGCAAAGGTGCTCCTCGTGACGGGCACGGGCCTCAGCGCCGAGCCATCCATGGGGACGAACCTCTACGCAGCCGCCGAGGCGGGGAAGCTCGGGAAGACCGTTGCCTTCAACCTCGACTGGAGGCCGTCGCTCTGGAAGTCAACTCCGGCCGTCAGGATCGCGAGGTATGCGAAGATGCTCGCCCTGTCTGGCATCGTAATCGGGAACGAGGGGGAGTACCTCGCGGCCACGGGGCGAAAATCACTGACGGACGCCATGGCCTCGATCGCTGGCGGGAGGGATAAGCTCCTGGTGGTCACGCATGGTGAGAATGGGTCCGAGGTGGTGGCTGGAGGAAGGAAGGAAAGGGCTCCCGGGTTCAGGGTCCCGCTGCTTAAGGGGCTGGGCGGAGGAGACGGGTTCATTGCGGGATTCCTGGCAGGGTACATTCGAGGCTGGGGGCCCCTCGAATCGGCTGTGTTTGGGAACGCGGTGGGTGCGATTGTCGTGACCGGGCACGCGTGCTCGGAGTCCATGCCCAAGGAAGTCGAAGTGCAAAGATTCCTGGCGAAGAACGGATACTCGTTCGACCCAAGGTCTGGACCTTCCAAACGCTAA
- a CDS encoding thiamine pyrophosphate-binding protein, translating into MRPASRNGAQFVAEFLRKAGVRYLFGIPGHGNVSLFDAARDMAPRLNIVAMKHEQWGGHMADGYFRANRRVPAAVTTSVGPGATNLATAMATAYVDSSTFLAFTGQIQTYLFGRGIFQEIERRHWVDYANAMNHLVKASWTVTSASQLPRVLPDAMRTALGGRPGPVLVDLPMDVQVERTDAEVPSPQLHLSDGRVRPDSEKVTAAARLLLAAERPVILLGGGVVMSDAGKEAVRVAEFLAAPVLCTFRGDSKGGFPEDHELYAFHPGNIGNAVSNEVAKNADVLLAVGATFTDETTSSYARGVTFRIPPTKLVHIDIDQHELGKNYPTAVGMVADARAGLGDLLEAMKSVGKRKGTRTSAWVRRVKELKDAWHEEVQKLRKEAPMGIPNVVALMRENLPRSTIVTVSAGLPQEIMSQQWVSYRPRTFLSSGGFSTMGFALPAAIGAKLAQPKTPVVAVEGDGSFMMNNVELSTAVQLQIPLVVVVLNNRGWISIRDLQIRSFRKRLVGTEFRKKDGAEYAVDFEKISGGYGAGYQLASTPGEFRKALREATGSGGTHVVEAAVERNFPKSGTKAYGYWDIPSPYA; encoded by the coding sequence ATGCGTCCCGCCTCCCGCAACGGTGCCCAGTTCGTTGCGGAGTTCCTGAGGAAGGCGGGCGTGAGGTATCTTTTCGGGATCCCCGGCCATGGCAACGTTTCGCTCTTCGACGCCGCCCGGGACATGGCTCCGCGGCTGAACATTGTGGCGATGAAGCACGAGCAGTGGGGCGGCCACATGGCCGACGGATACTTCAGGGCGAACAGGCGTGTCCCGGCTGCCGTCACGACTTCGGTGGGGCCCGGGGCGACGAACCTCGCGACCGCCATGGCCACCGCCTATGTCGATTCCTCCACTTTCCTCGCCTTCACTGGCCAGATTCAGACATACCTTTTCGGCAGGGGGATCTTCCAGGAGATCGAACGGCGCCACTGGGTGGACTACGCCAACGCCATGAACCATCTTGTCAAGGCCTCCTGGACGGTCACCAGCGCCTCCCAGCTCCCCAGGGTTCTCCCCGACGCAATGAGGACCGCGCTCGGGGGAAGGCCTGGGCCGGTGCTGGTGGACCTGCCCATGGATGTCCAGGTGGAGAGGACGGACGCGGAAGTGCCTAGCCCGCAGCTTCACCTCTCGGACGGGCGGGTCAGACCTGATTCGGAGAAGGTCACGGCCGCCGCAAGGCTCCTCCTGGCTGCAGAAAGGCCCGTGATCCTTTTGGGAGGAGGGGTCGTCATGTCGGACGCAGGCAAGGAAGCGGTCCGGGTGGCCGAGTTCCTCGCAGCACCCGTCCTTTGCACCTTCAGGGGGGATTCGAAGGGGGGGTTCCCCGAGGACCATGAGCTCTATGCTTTCCATCCTGGGAACATCGGAAACGCGGTCTCCAACGAGGTGGCCAAGAACGCGGACGTCCTCCTCGCAGTCGGGGCGACCTTCACCGACGAGACGACCAGCTCCTACGCCAGGGGAGTGACCTTCAGGATTCCGCCGACGAAGTTAGTCCACATCGACATCGACCAGCACGAGCTTGGCAAGAACTACCCGACCGCGGTGGGTATGGTCGCGGACGCCAGGGCAGGCCTCGGGGACCTGCTGGAGGCAATGAAGTCAGTAGGGAAACGCAAGGGAACCCGGACATCGGCCTGGGTTAGGAGGGTCAAGGAGCTGAAGGACGCGTGGCATGAGGAGGTGCAGAAGCTCCGGAAGGAGGCACCCATGGGAATCCCGAACGTCGTTGCGTTGATGCGAGAGAACCTTCCGAGGAGCACGATCGTGACTGTCAGCGCAGGCCTTCCCCAGGAGATAATGTCCCAGCAGTGGGTGTCGTATCGGCCGCGCACGTTTCTGAGTTCCGGGGGCTTCTCCACCATGGGATTCGCCCTCCCGGCCGCCATAGGAGCGAAGCTGGCCCAGCCGAAGACACCGGTGGTCGCAGTGGAGGGAGACGGCTCCTTCATGATGAACAACGTCGAGCTTTCGACGGCCGTCCAGCTTCAGATTCCCCTTGTGGTTGTGGTCCTGAACAACCGGGGATGGATCTCCATTCGAGACCTTCAGATCAGGTCGTTCAGGAAGCGGCTCGTCGGCACGGAATTCAGGAAGAAGGACGGCGCGGAGTATGCGGTCGATTTCGAGAAGATTTCAGGGGGGTATGGAGCTGGCTATCAGCTCGCATCGACTCCAGGAGAGTTCAGGAAGGCCTTGAGGGAAGCCACGGGCTCCGGGGGGACGCACGTCGTCGAGGCCGCGGTGGAGAGGAACTTCCCGAAGAGCGGGACCAAGGCCTACGGCTACTGGGACATCCCTTCCCCCTACGCCTAG
- a CDS encoding aldolase, protein MRGTRFAALEFLPQELYARAADSRVGDPGLPIRLASKRVRRRALTKDGKLTLLAADHPGRMVTRIREDQLRMADRHEFLSRVLRVMACSTFDGLLATADVFDEMNLIQHFSKGRRFMDGKLVIGSVNRGGVAGSAFELDDRVTGYDVDGIVEMRLDGAKFLLRFDPESRDSAAALGYCVQLVRECVARRIPIFVEPLPVKNSGGKVELERDAGKLQKLVGVVSGLGNSSSGVWLKLPYCEGFDKVAGSTTLPILLLGGEAGDDVTGLLREIEYAMKAGPNVRGVLLGRNLLYPPGDDPLPLARAIEAIVHGGLGAKKAEAVMGRWVGKDADLFSAND, encoded by the coding sequence GTGCGTGGAACACGGTTCGCTGCTCTTGAGTTCCTCCCCCAGGAGCTCTACGCCCGAGCTGCGGATTCGAGGGTGGGCGACCCTGGACTCCCAATCAGGCTCGCGTCAAAGAGGGTCAGGAGGCGCGCACTTACCAAGGACGGGAAGCTGACTCTGCTGGCGGCGGACCATCCTGGCCGGATGGTGACCCGGATCAGGGAAGACCAGCTGAGGATGGCCGACAGGCATGAGTTCCTCTCCAGGGTCCTGAGGGTCATGGCCTGCTCCACCTTCGACGGGCTCCTCGCGACAGCAGACGTTTTCGATGAAATGAACCTGATCCAGCACTTCTCAAAGGGGCGTCGGTTCATGGACGGTAAGCTGGTCATAGGCAGCGTCAACCGCGGCGGAGTAGCCGGATCTGCGTTCGAGCTTGACGACAGAGTCACAGGGTACGACGTCGACGGAATCGTGGAGATGCGGCTGGACGGGGCAAAGTTCCTCCTTAGGTTCGACCCTGAGAGTCGCGACTCGGCAGCCGCTCTGGGGTACTGTGTCCAGCTGGTCCGCGAATGCGTCGCGAGGAGGATTCCAATCTTTGTGGAGCCGCTCCCTGTGAAGAACTCTGGCGGGAAGGTGGAACTTGAAAGGGACGCGGGGAAGCTTCAGAAGCTCGTCGGCGTGGTCAGCGGGCTCGGGAACTCCTCGTCCGGAGTCTGGCTGAAGCTCCCCTACTGCGAGGGCTTCGACAAGGTCGCGGGCTCAACCACCCTTCCCATTCTCCTCCTCGGTGGGGAAGCGGGAGACGACGTGACAGGGCTCCTCCGCGAAATAGAATATGCCATGAAGGCTGGCCCGAACGTAAGGGGGGTCCTGCTCGGGAGGAACCTTCTCTACCCTCCCGGCGACGACCCACTTCCTCTGGCGCGGGCCATAGAGGCCATCGTCCACGGCGGACTGGGGGCAAAGAAAGCAGAAGCAGTCATGGGCAGGTGGGTGGGGAAGGACGCCGACCTCTTCAGCGCCAACGATTAA